From Fibrobacter sp. UWB5, the proteins below share one genomic window:
- a CDS encoding hemolysin family protein → MESSESYAVAFLVVFVLTSFSFSLIKAAFSAIYAKRDARDREGREEVVASLVELPGFNETISIGRIFCNVGAGVLGFYLFQMIPWNWVQDYWFLAFAAYLVVACIGIYTITVFLANLLGNLKPDTFAVVLIPLFKFIRLPFALPAKICHLLFVKILKGLGYDSKLSFLPEERRDAVQAQADLNDEEDSDGEGLEQEERQMILNIFDFVETPVREIMTPRVDMCAVEVGTPLEELVKVLNTERHSRLPVYKETVDNIVGILSNRDFLEWYTEHRDEPFDIMKLVMPPVFVPYHKKIDDMLTELRKTGNQLAIVVDEYGGTAGLVTLEDILEEIVGEIKDEDDVDEDEDVQRLKDGRFILDPVITLSDLEYKLGVELEAPENSHVETLSGLIQATLGIIPSPGAEVTIKGYTFRVLKMDGTRMEKVLMIQPGKGKTKNVKAVPRTQAFKVV, encoded by the coding sequence ATGGAATCTTCTGAAAGTTACGCTGTCGCGTTCCTGGTCGTTTTTGTTCTGACATCGTTCTCGTTTTCGCTGATCAAGGCCGCTTTTAGCGCCATTTATGCCAAGCGCGATGCCCGTGACCGTGAAGGCCGCGAAGAGGTAGTTGCCTCGTTGGTGGAACTGCCGGGCTTTAACGAAACGATTTCGATCGGTCGCATCTTCTGTAACGTGGGTGCGGGCGTTTTGGGCTTTTACCTGTTCCAGATGATTCCTTGGAACTGGGTGCAAGATTACTGGTTCCTGGCTTTTGCCGCTTACCTGGTGGTCGCATGCATCGGCATTTACACGATTACGGTGTTCTTGGCAAACCTGCTCGGGAACTTGAAGCCGGACACTTTCGCTGTCGTGCTGATTCCGCTGTTCAAGTTCATTCGACTCCCGTTTGCACTGCCGGCAAAGATTTGCCACTTGCTGTTCGTCAAGATTCTGAAGGGCTTGGGCTACGATTCCAAGCTGAGCTTCTTGCCCGAAGAACGCCGCGACGCCGTGCAGGCGCAGGCCGACTTGAACGACGAAGAAGATTCCGATGGTGAAGGCCTGGAACAAGAAGAACGCCAGATGATTCTGAACATCTTCGACTTCGTGGAAACCCCGGTGCGTGAAATCATGACGCCGCGTGTGGATATGTGCGCGGTCGAAGTCGGCACTCCCCTCGAAGAACTGGTGAAGGTCTTGAATACCGAACGCCATTCCCGTTTGCCGGTGTACAAGGAAACTGTCGATAACATCGTGGGTATCCTTTCGAATCGCGACTTCTTGGAATGGTATACTGAACACCGCGACGAACCCTTTGATATCATGAAGCTCGTGATGCCACCGGTATTCGTGCCGTATCACAAGAAGATTGACGACATGCTCACCGAACTTCGCAAGACGGGTAACCAGCTCGCTATCGTAGTCGATGAATATGGCGGAACCGCTGGCCTTGTCACGCTTGAAGATATTCTCGAAGAAATCGTGGGCGAAATCAAGGACGAAGACGACGTGGACGAAGATGAAGATGTGCAGCGCCTCAAGGACGGGCGATTCATCCTCGATCCGGTTATTACGCTTTCCGATTTGGAATACAAGCTTGGCGTAGAACTCGAAGCTCCCGAAAATTCCCACGTGGAAACGCTTTCGGGCCTGATTCAGGCGACGCTTGGCATTATTCCGTCACCGGGTGCAGAAGTCACCATCAAGGGCTACACCTTCCGCGTGCTCAAGATGGACGGTACCCGTATGGAAAAGGTGCTCATGATCCAGCCTGGCAAGGGCAAGACCAAGAACGTCAAGGCCGTGCCCCGTACACAGGCGTTCAAGGTGGTTTAG
- the ybeY gene encoding rRNA maturation RNase YbeY, with the protein MPDPASRKKKYNIEFLCEGDIEAFPYKDKFEKMARKLLAEEGKEKDVNIVLCTDEFVRTMNRDYRGLDKVTDVLSFEWKNELGVEIPEDEAMLGEIYIAREQVRRQAPEYGNTFYAEMKRVIVHGLLHLSGYDHIKAADRKVMRKRECEFLGLDPYKEGA; encoded by the coding sequence ATGCCTGACCCTGCTAGTCGAAAGAAGAAGTATAATATCGAGTTCCTTTGCGAGGGGGACATCGAGGCTTTTCCGTATAAGGACAAGTTCGAAAAGATGGCTCGCAAGCTCCTTGCCGAAGAAGGCAAGGAAAAAGACGTGAATATCGTGCTCTGCACCGACGAGTTCGTGCGCACCATGAACCGCGACTACCGCGGTCTCGACAAGGTGACGGACGTTCTTTCCTTTGAATGGAAGAACGAGCTCGGTGTCGAAATTCCTGAAGACGAGGCCATGCTCGGCGAAATCTATATCGCCCGCGAGCAGGTGCGCCGCCAGGCTCCCGAATACGGCAACACGTTCTACGCCGAAATGAAACGCGTGATTGTACACGGGCTGTTGCACCTTTCGGGCTACGACCACATCAAGGCCGCCGACCGCAAGGTCATGCGCAAGCGCGAATGCGAATTCCTGGGACTTGACCCGTACAAGGAAGGTGCCTAA